In Candidatus Limnocylindrales bacterium, a single window of DNA contains:
- a CDS encoding CoA-binding protein: protein MNPLESLFNPKSISLIGAAHTEAKFGGIILKNLLRFKGKVYPVNPNYTHLMGLKAYPSVEELPESVDLSIIIRPALEVPEILKAHKDKAKCVIIISSGFAEIGEKDRQDEILHIARELNIRILGPNCIGIYNPYQRLDTLFLSYERLKRPKKGNIAVVSQSGAILSCLFGAIRKANIGLSRAIHYGNAVDIDESDIYEYLANNDETRVVISYIESVREGRKFIDRARLLSEKKPLLILKSGKSSRGQVAAYSHTGRLAGRYEVFHSILRQFHIKEVEDFDELMDAAKAISYQKPSPGQRVLILTNGGGSGVLAADECMRQKLEVTPLPEKSLKILKPLFPSFCVLNNPLDLTAHARDEDYLTALHELKEDYDGFVVISLTGVTGITERFIDLLKDFKISTPKPIVSHIAYDSISRKLTLLLEKIGIPVYPSPERAVRGLKALLNPSPC, encoded by the coding sequence ATGAACCCCCTGGAATCTCTTTTTAACCCAAAATCCATTTCCCTTATTGGAGCAGCCCATACAGAGGCAAAATTCGGTGGGATTATACTGAAAAATCTGCTTCGATTCAAAGGTAAAGTTTATCCGGTTAATCCAAACTATACCCACCTGATGGGCCTGAAAGCTTATCCATCTGTGGAAGAGTTGCCTGAATCGGTTGATCTTTCTATTATCATAAGGCCAGCACTCGAGGTACCTGAGATTTTGAAGGCCCATAAGGACAAGGCGAAATGTGTTATTATTATAAGCTCTGGCTTTGCAGAAATCGGGGAGAAAGATCGTCAGGATGAGATCTTGCATATAGCCAGAGAACTCAACATTCGAATCCTCGGCCCTAACTGTATTGGTATCTACAACCCCTACCAGAGGTTGGATACCTTGTTCCTTTCCTATGAAAGATTAAAAAGGCCTAAAAAAGGGAATATAGCCGTAGTTTCTCAGAGTGGTGCGATTTTAAGTTGTCTCTTTGGAGCGATCCGAAAGGCGAATATAGGTTTATCCAGGGCTATCCATTACGGTAATGCAGTGGATATTGATGAATCAGATATCTATGAATACCTTGCCAATAATGATGAGACAAGGGTTGTGATCTCTTATATAGAATCGGTAAGAGAGGGAAGAAAATTTATAGATCGAGCCCGCCTATTATCCGAAAAGAAACCTTTGTTAATCCTCAAATCAGGAAAAAGTTCAAGAGGCCAGGTCGCAGCCTACTCCCATACGGGAAGACTTGCAGGACGATACGAAGTATTTCATTCCATTTTGAGACAATTCCACATAAAGGAAGTGGAAGATTTTGACGAACTGATGGACGCAGCCAAAGCCATTTCCTATCAAAAACCTTCTCCAGGTCAGCGTGTTCTTATTCTCACCAATGGAGGCGGTTCTGGAGTACTGGCGGCAGATGAGTGTATGCGGCAGAAGCTAGAGGTAACTCCCTTACCAGAGAAGAGCTTAAAAATCCTTAAACCCTTATTTCCTTCTTTCTGCGTACTCAACAATCCCCTAGATCTCACCGCCCATGCCCGAGATGAAGACTATCTGACCGCACTCCATGAACTCAAAGAGGATTATGATGGTTTTGTAGTTATTTCCCTAACAGGGGTTACTGGAATTACAGAAAGGTTTATAGACCTGTTAAAAGACTTTAAAATAAGTACACCTAAGCCCATCGTTTCCCATATCGCCTACGATAGTATATCCAGAAAATTAACCCTTCTTCTGGAAAAAATCGGAATACCCGTCTATCCGTCACCGGAAAGAGCTGTACGGGGATTAAAAGCACTTTTAAACCCATCACCATGCTAA
- a CDS encoding universal stress protein, translated as MYRSILVPLDGSTLAEQALPIARGIVSRIGAGAKLQLVLVHVPTPARYADGVLIFDETLETQVREHEHNYLNNVIKKLALGPEVSVTAEVLSGRIGKVDEILHDHIVNTGVNLVVMATHGHGPLARFWLGSVTDKLIRQSVKPILLVPVREKTEETPDLTREEIFQHILIPLDGSAFSEQILEHVVGLGKLMEADYTLLQVVEPVVQVGYSINEEIIRLNQILREHIQTEAQKYLDSVAERLRVWSLQVQTRVIIDRHPATAILEEASRQGIDLIAMETHGRGGLTRLLIGSVADKVLRGTSIPVLLHRPRSEP; from the coding sequence ATGTATCGATCAATTCTTGTACCACTTGATGGATCGACGTTGGCGGAACAAGCCTTACCGATAGCACGGGGTATTGTAAGCAGGATAGGGGCAGGAGCAAAACTTCAGTTGGTGTTGGTACACGTACCCACCCCCGCCCGGTATGCTGATGGGGTACTCATTTTCGATGAAACCCTGGAAACTCAAGTCAGGGAGCATGAACATAACTACCTGAATAATGTGATAAAAAAACTAGCATTAGGTCCAGAGGTTTCTGTCACAGCGGAAGTACTAAGTGGGAGGATTGGAAAAGTTGACGAAATACTCCATGACCATATTGTAAATACAGGTGTAAACCTGGTGGTGATGGCGACTCATGGGCATGGCCCACTGGCTCGTTTCTGGCTTGGTAGTGTCACGGATAAGCTGATACGCCAATCAGTAAAACCTATTTTACTGGTGCCTGTACGGGAAAAGACAGAAGAAACGCCAGACCTCACCCGTGAAGAGATCTTTCAGCACATACTGATTCCTCTTGATGGGTCAGCTTTTTCGGAACAAATACTGGAACATGTGGTAGGACTTGGTAAACTGATGGAGGCCGACTATACACTCTTACAGGTTGTGGAACCAGTGGTGCAGGTTGGTTATTCAATCAATGAAGAAATCATTCGACTAAACCAGATATTGCGGGAACATATCCAGACTGAAGCCCAAAAATACCTGGATAGTGTGGCCGAACGGTTACGAGTGTGGTCCCTTCAAGTTCAGACAAGAGTCATTATCGATCGGCATCCAGCAACAGCTATTCTTGAAGAAGCAAGCAGGCAGGGAATAGATTTGATAGCTATGGAAACACACGGTCGAGGTGGTTTAACTCGACTTCTTATAGGGAGTGTAGCTGATAAAGTATTACGGGGAACTTCTATACCGGTATTACTCCATCGTCCGCGCAGTGAGCCCTAA
- a CDS encoding acetate--CoA ligase family protein has protein sequence MVFLEHEVKRLLKEAGISVPKGLFVSKEKAEQLSTIVDLSYPLVAKVSSTKISSKSNVQGVRIGLKNACELKKAVTELLQIKDAEGVLLEEMAPQGLEVIVGGIEDELFGPVVMFGLGGIFVELFKDVAFALAPLTEEEALWLIQQVKGYQLLEGYRGRPSVDKDTLLKIIVTISTFIATGLIKEIDLNPIALYPEGAMVLDAKMLVNAQIGNLRPNNSNTNSP, from the coding sequence ATGGTCTTTTTGGAACACGAAGTGAAAAGACTCTTGAAAGAAGCAGGGATCTCTGTGCCAAAAGGTTTATTTGTAAGTAAAGAAAAGGCAGAACAGCTTTCCACGATAGTCGATCTCTCTTACCCCCTCGTAGCTAAGGTTTCCTCTACAAAGATCTCTTCAAAAAGTAATGTTCAGGGAGTACGAATCGGACTAAAGAATGCGTGTGAGTTGAAAAAAGCTGTTACAGAACTTCTTCAAATAAAGGACGCAGAAGGTGTTCTTCTAGAAGAAATGGCTCCCCAAGGACTTGAGGTTATTGTAGGTGGTATAGAGGATGAGCTATTTGGTCCTGTTGTTATGTTCGGCCTGGGAGGTATTTTTGTTGAATTGTTTAAAGATGTAGCCTTTGCTCTCGCACCTCTTACTGAAGAGGAAGCACTCTGGCTGATCCAGCAGGTTAAAGGTTATCAACTCCTGGAAGGCTATAGAGGAAGACCCTCTGTAGATAAAGATACGCTTTTAAAGATTATAGTTACCATTTCTACGTTTATAGCAACAGGCCTGATCAAGGAAATAGATTTGAATCCCATAGCCCTCTATCCAGAAGGGGCAATGGTTCTGGATGCAAAGATGTTAGTCAACGCTCAAATTGGAAATCTGAGACCTAATAATAGTAATACCAACTCTCCCTGA
- the pdhA gene encoding pyruvate dehydrogenase (acetyl-transferring) E1 component subunit alpha, whose product MPEKILESFEIRRLEILDPKGEVDESLMPSLSADEIKKMYELMILSRTFDQRAIDLQREGRLGTYASILGQEATQVGSAFTIQKSDWIFPSFREMGVYMTLGYPIHQLYQYWAGDERGLKAPEDLNIFPICVPIGTQMLHAAGAAMAAKYKRDPIVVITYFGDGATSEGDFHEAFNMAGVFKLPVVFICQNNHWAISLPRERQTAAKTLAQKAYAYGFEGIQLDGNDIFAVYKGTKDAIEKARRGEGPVFIECVTYRMSSHTTADDATRYRSKEEVEMWKLKDPILRLKLFMERKGLWTEPYQKEIEERSRQIIDEAVRVAESVEPPHPEDMFTYTYAKPTFRQLKQMEDF is encoded by the coding sequence ATGCCAGAAAAAATTTTAGAATCTTTTGAAATCCGCCGCCTGGAGATCCTGGATCCGAAAGGTGAGGTTGATGAGTCTCTAATGCCTTCCTTATCTGCCGATGAGATAAAGAAGATGTATGAACTAATGATTCTTTCCAGGACCTTTGACCAGCGTGCCATAGATCTTCAGAGGGAAGGGAGATTGGGTACCTACGCATCTATTTTGGGGCAGGAAGCGACTCAAGTGGGGAGTGCTTTCACTATCCAGAAATCCGACTGGATATTTCCGTCCTTTCGGGAAATGGGGGTTTACATGACGTTAGGTTATCCTATTCATCAGCTCTATCAGTACTGGGCGGGGGATGAAAGAGGCCTTAAGGCGCCCGAGGATCTAAACATCTTTCCTATTTGTGTTCCCATAGGAACTCAGATGCTCCATGCCGCAGGAGCTGCTATGGCTGCAAAATATAAGCGAGATCCCATAGTTGTGATAACTTACTTTGGAGATGGAGCTACTTCCGAGGGTGATTTTCACGAGGCTTTTAATATGGCTGGGGTCTTCAAACTACCGGTTGTTTTTATCTGTCAGAATAACCACTGGGCGATATCCTTGCCCAGGGAACGACAAACTGCTGCCAAAACCCTGGCTCAGAAAGCTTATGCCTACGGTTTTGAAGGCATCCAACTGGACGGAAATGATATCTTTGCAGTTTATAAAGGGACAAAAGACGCGATAGAGAAAGCCAGACGCGGTGAAGGTCCCGTCTTTATCGAATGTGTTACCTACCGAATGTCGAGTCATACCACGGCAGACGATGCCACAAGGTATCGATCTAAAGAAGAAGTTGAAATGTGGAAACTTAAAGACCCTATTTTGAGGTTGAAATTATTCATGGAGAGAAAAGGACTCTGGACGGAGCCTTACCAGAAAGAGATCGAAGAGAGATCCAGGCAGATCATCGATGAAGCCGTAAGGGTTGCAGAATCCGTAGAACCCCCCCATCCTGAGGATATGTTCACCTACACTTACGCGAAGCCTACGTTCCGACAACTCAAGCAAATGGAGGATTTCTGA
- a CDS encoding helix-hairpin-helix domain-containing protein, which translates to MEVNYKVNINTADDKELLSVFKTEELVWAVKSGRPYNSIEELYRVEGIDEDLFEKIRDRIIVEDFSEQGFMGVADVRESEELQEGVIPGFDMEEPEEFTGAKDLRIAVGEINDEEAEMKEMFRIIKAPSELERLEEEEELLADQTIEEEREIIPGYEAETKKMQEEWDSEQKEDKTGGNHTPGRKSKVREKKSDKKPKGSISKTHTNDES; encoded by the coding sequence ATGGAGGTTAATTATAAGGTCAATATCAATACCGCGGACGATAAAGAGCTTCTAAGTGTATTTAAAACTGAAGAGTTAGTCTGGGCAGTTAAATCTGGCCGTCCTTATAACAGTATTGAAGAACTTTATCGGGTAGAAGGGATTGACGAGGACCTCTTTGAGAAAATCCGAGATAGGATTATCGTGGAAGACTTCTCAGAGCAAGGTTTTATGGGGGTTGCCGATGTACGGGAAAGTGAAGAGTTGCAGGAAGGGGTTATTCCGGGATTTGATATGGAAGAGCCGGAGGAATTTACCGGAGCTAAGGACCTAAGGATTGCGGTGGGAGAGATCAACGACGAAGAAGCCGAGATGAAGGAAATGTTCAGGATTATAAAAGCACCTTCCGAATTGGAACGGCTGGAGGAAGAAGAAGAACTCCTAGCTGATCAAACTATAGAGGAAGAACGAGAAATAATTCCTGGCTATGAAGCTGAGACCAAGAAAATGCAAGAGGAATGGGACTCAGAGCAGAAAGAAGATAAAACCGGAGGAAACCACACTCCAGGAAGAAAATCTAAGGTTCGAGAAAAAAAGTCAGATAAAAAGCCTAAAGGATCCATTTCTAAAACTCATACAAATGATGAATCATAA
- a CDS encoding Nramp family divalent metal transporter — translation MAENNSTTPSSPKEIKEVPLGTLPPLKMEKIPPFKGIFAYIGPGILWAALAQGSGELIWWPYLTAKYGAAFLGLLIPASLLQYWVNLEICRYTVATGETPMTGFTRISRLYAWIMWVGIFIENAWLGAYATAGGTALAALTGFPAGWTARGQSLFWGYLTISIYILAMVLGRVVYNVIEKISMVVVVITMTGIVFALFQQKVLAVTWDFFAALIPHFTMPSSLPNWDPKDLNVLVTSIAYAGAGGFGQLFIGYWMRDKGIGMGKLIGRVTSPITGEAETIPATGYVFADTEENKRNYKGWVHYFSFENFIGVFLNLLTTIIMCWLAFALLLPEGKVPKGWEIAVVQSAFFEVAWGPIGKALFLIVAAAFLCDAWLQNTDGFSRVQADFFYANIPGAQKLHFRTWYYIFLGIFSVITMTTMVMAQPGVLITIRGVASFLAMGLFCPGLVYLNYVMLPRVFPQWIKPHPITRILMILATSAYIVMGIMYLYLNREQLIGLFR, via the coding sequence ATGGCAGAAAATAACTCTACAACCCCCTCTTCTCCAAAAGAAATTAAGGAAGTTCCCTTGGGAACCCTTCCTCCTTTGAAGATGGAAAAAATCCCCCCATTTAAAGGGATTTTTGCTTATATCGGACCAGGCATTTTATGGGCGGCTTTGGCTCAAGGTTCTGGGGAACTTATCTGGTGGCCCTACTTAACCGCTAAGTATGGAGCTGCTTTTTTGGGTCTCCTGATCCCGGCCTCCTTACTTCAATACTGGGTTAATCTAGAAATCTGTAGATATACCGTTGCAACGGGGGAGACTCCGATGACAGGTTTTACGAGAATAAGTCGCCTGTATGCCTGGATTATGTGGGTCGGGATCTTTATTGAGAATGCGTGGCTGGGTGCCTATGCAACCGCCGGGGGCACTGCTCTGGCGGCTTTGACAGGATTTCCAGCAGGTTGGACAGCTCGGGGTCAGTCTTTATTTTGGGGTTATTTAACCATCAGTATCTATATCCTTGCAATGGTCTTGGGTCGAGTGGTCTATAATGTGATTGAGAAAATCTCGATGGTTGTTGTAGTTATTACAATGACCGGTATTGTTTTTGCCCTATTTCAACAAAAGGTCCTTGCTGTAACCTGGGATTTCTTCGCAGCTCTGATTCCCCATTTTACAATGCCCAGTAGCTTGCCAAACTGGGATCCCAAGGATCTGAATGTCTTGGTTACGAGCATTGCCTATGCAGGCGCTGGTGGTTTCGGTCAGTTGTTTATCGGCTACTGGATGCGGGATAAAGGAATCGGAATGGGAAAACTTATTGGACGTGTTACCTCGCCTATAACCGGGGAAGCTGAAACGATTCCTGCAACGGGGTATGTTTTTGCCGACACAGAGGAAAATAAACGAAATTATAAAGGCTGGGTTCATTATTTTAGTTTTGAAAATTTCATTGGGGTCTTCTTAAATCTCCTGACCACTATTATTATGTGTTGGCTCGCTTTTGCTCTCTTGTTACCGGAGGGTAAAGTCCCGAAGGGTTGGGAAATTGCAGTAGTTCAGTCGGCGTTCTTTGAGGTAGCCTGGGGTCCCATCGGTAAAGCCCTGTTCCTTATTGTTGCTGCAGCCTTCCTTTGCGATGCCTGGCTACAGAATACAGATGGTTTTTCTCGTGTTCAAGCCGATTTTTTCTACGCCAACATCCCGGGAGCTCAAAAGCTTCATTTTCGTACCTGGTATTACATCTTTCTGGGTATCTTCAGTGTAATAACGATGACCACCATGGTTATGGCACAACCTGGCGTCTTGATCACGATTCGAGGAGTTGCTTCATTTCTGGCTATGGGTCTCTTCTGTCCTGGACTTGTCTACCTTAATTATGTGATGTTACCGAGAGTTTTCCCTCAATGGATTAAACCTCATCCTATTACACGAATTCTTATGATTCTGGCTACCTCAGCTTATATTGTCATGGGAATTATGTACCTTTATTTGAACCGGGAACAGTTGATAGGGTTGTTCAGGTAG
- a CDS encoding dienelactone hydrolase family protein, giving the protein MFRNNFEHLVYIPINSVGLEGMLDIPAGAQAIVVFAHGSGSSRHSPRNNFVAKVLRAEGLGTLLIDLLTEKEDVTYETRFDISLLAKRLEIITHWLKEQSQIKDLAIGYFGASTGAAAALQAAASLGPIIGAVVSRGGRPDLVIPILDRVQAPTLLIVGGCDDLVIELNQKAYEYLRTEKQLVIIPGATHLFEEPGALEEVARLAAQWFKQHLLK; this is encoded by the coding sequence ATGTTTCGGAACAATTTTGAGCATCTGGTTTATATTCCTATAAATTCTGTTGGACTCGAAGGTATGCTAGATATCCCTGCCGGGGCACAAGCTATAGTGGTATTTGCCCATGGTAGCGGCAGTAGCCGACATAGTCCCAGAAACAATTTTGTCGCCAAAGTATTGCGAGCAGAAGGGCTGGGTACTCTACTGATTGATCTACTAACTGAAAAAGAAGATGTGACCTACGAAACACGGTTTGATATTAGCTTGCTGGCTAAGAGGCTGGAAATTATTACCCACTGGTTAAAGGAGCAGTCACAAATAAAAGATCTTGCTATAGGCTACTTTGGAGCCAGTACAGGGGCTGCGGCGGCTCTCCAAGCAGCTGCTAGTCTAGGCCCCATAATTGGGGCTGTAGTATCACGGGGAGGTCGTCCTGATCTTGTAATTCCCATACTTGATCGGGTTCAAGCGCCTACCTTGTTGATCGTTGGAGGTTGCGATGACCTTGTCATTGAGCTCAATCAGAAAGCTTATGAGTACCTGAGAACGGAAAAACAATTAGTCATTATACCTGGTGCTACGCATTTGTTTGAAGAACCAGGTGCCCTGGAGGAGGTAGCTCGCCTGGCGGCTCAATGGTTTAAGCAACATCTCTTGAAATAG
- a CDS encoding hemerythrin domain-containing protein — MENLNPIKVLLIEHEEITRDIDILQDRVEMVLRQTQDKALGFTPNEQELDEMMELARCLHNKIRSHFYKEEQALFQVMEDNLFDRRCTTIMRDEHREILERGFQLLGIFGHWKDNLWDPEKVSGLQYPLFEFINSFRSHIRREEQILYPMAQICLNEEQIKEIGRRVKS, encoded by the coding sequence ATGGAGAATCTAAATCCTATAAAGGTTTTATTGATTGAACATGAAGAGATAACCAGGGACATCGATATTTTACAAGATAGAGTTGAGATGGTTCTTCGACAGACTCAAGATAAGGCTTTAGGCTTTACCCCGAACGAACAAGAACTGGATGAGATGATGGAGCTGGCTCGTTGCCTGCATAACAAGATCCGCTCCCATTTTTATAAGGAGGAACAGGCGTTATTTCAGGTCATGGAGGACAACCTATTCGATAGGAGATGTACGACCATTATGCGGGATGAGCACAGAGAAATCCTTGAGCGTGGTTTTCAATTACTTGGCATATTCGGCCATTGGAAGGATAACTTATGGGATCCAGAGAAGGTTTCAGGACTCCAATATCCTCTATTTGAATTCATTAACTCCTTCAGATCCCATATCCGCAGAGAAGAGCAGATACTTTATCCTATGGCCCAAATCTGTTTGAACGAAGAGCAGATAAAGGAGATAGGCCGAAGAGTTAAGAGTTAA
- a CDS encoding alpha-ketoacid dehydrogenase subunit beta produces MPQLNMVQAINLALKEEMMRDPDVVILGEDVGKNGGVFRVTEGLWEQFGSERVIDTPLAESGILGISIGMAAYGLKPVAEIQFVGFTYPALDQIFSHASRIRSRSRGRYTCPLVIRTPYGGGIKAPELHEESPEALFCHMPGIKVVVPSTPYHAKGLLVSSIRDPDPVLFLEATRLYRLIKEEVPEGDYTFPLGKARIVREGKNITLVAWGSMLHKVLQAVEGYDDVEVIDLMTLHPFDEETLFKSARKTGRVIIVHEAPKTCGFGAELSATLAEEAMLYLKAPILRVTGYDVVMPLPKLEDFYLPTVQRIRKAMEDIIKY; encoded by the coding sequence ATGCCGCAGTTAAATATGGTTCAAGCCATAAATCTGGCTTTAAAAGAGGAAATGATGCGGGATCCAGATGTGGTGATATTGGGCGAGGATGTTGGAAAAAATGGCGGCGTATTCCGTGTTACCGAAGGACTTTGGGAACAATTCGGCTCGGAACGGGTGATAGATACGCCTCTTGCAGAATCCGGTATTCTGGGAATATCCATTGGTATGGCCGCTTATGGATTAAAACCTGTTGCAGAGATCCAGTTCGTAGGATTCACCTATCCGGCCTTAGATCAGATTTTCTCACATGCCTCACGTATCCGTTCTCGTTCGAGAGGAAGATATACCTGCCCCTTAGTTATTCGAACCCCCTATGGAGGAGGTATCAAGGCTCCGGAACTCCATGAAGAGAGCCCGGAAGCCCTCTTTTGCCATATGCCGGGAATAAAGGTGGTAGTACCTTCAACCCCTTACCATGCAAAGGGGTTATTGGTTTCTTCGATACGAGATCCAGATCCTGTTCTGTTCCTGGAAGCCACCCGACTTTATCGTCTTATAAAAGAGGAGGTTCCGGAAGGGGACTATACCTTCCCCCTTGGAAAGGCAAGGATTGTTCGGGAAGGTAAAAATATCACCTTGGTTGCATGGGGAAGCATGCTTCATAAGGTTTTACAGGCTGTAGAAGGTTATGATGATGTTGAAGTGATCGATTTAATGACGCTTCATCCCTTTGATGAAGAAACTCTATTTAAATCAGCCAGAAAGACCGGAAGAGTCATCATCGTACACGAAGCTCCTAAAACTTGTGGGTTTGGTGCAGAACTATCGGCAACTTTGGCCGAGGAAGCTATGCTTTATCTAAAAGCTCCCATTCTACGGGTTACCGGTTATGATGTGGTCATGCCTTTGCCTAAGTTAGAAGATTTCTACTTGCCCACCGTACAACGGATTAGAAAGGCCATGGAAGACATCATAAAATATTAA
- a CDS encoding dihydrolipoamide acetyltransferase family protein yields MAFEFALPDLGEGITEGEIRGWLVKEGDFVKEHQPVLEIETDKAVVEVPSPKAGKVLKLSRKEGEVVRVGEVLMILGREDEVIEAVEESVSVVGVLPEGEKEVLAVPAVRALAKELGVNLETLQGSGPGGSITREDVIQASEKAKKMVTDLYGPVEVRPIKGIRKTLIKNLLKSKGTTAYVTSMDEADVTDLWNLREKEKEVLLKKGIHLTFLPFFIKAVQHALIEHPLFNASIDEEEGKIILKKYYHIGIAVDTPDGLMVPVIKEVDKKTILMLAEEIHNLGEKARQRKIRLEEMRGSTFTITNYGNLGGTFATPIINYPDVAILGTGKISEKPWVKGGEIVIRKILPLSLTFDHRITDGAEAARFLTKIIRYLEDPTLLFIASA; encoded by the coding sequence ATGGCTTTTGAATTTGCGTTACCGGACTTAGGAGAAGGAATCACAGAAGGTGAGATCCGAGGGTGGCTGGTCAAAGAAGGGGATTTTGTTAAAGAGCACCAGCCTGTTTTGGAAATCGAAACGGATAAAGCAGTTGTGGAAGTTCCATCGCCTAAAGCAGGAAAAGTTTTGAAACTCAGTAGAAAAGAAGGTGAGGTCGTCCGGGTTGGGGAGGTTTTGATGATCCTTGGGAGAGAAGATGAGGTTATAGAAGCTGTTGAAGAATCTGTTTCCGTGGTAGGGGTACTTCCAGAAGGAGAAAAGGAAGTCCTCGCCGTTCCAGCCGTCAGGGCCCTGGCTAAAGAATTAGGCGTCAACCTAGAAACCCTTCAGGGTTCTGGTCCTGGGGGAAGTATTACGAGAGAAGATGTGATCCAGGCCTCCGAAAAGGCTAAAAAAATGGTCACAGACCTCTATGGGCCTGTGGAAGTAAGGCCAATTAAAGGGATAAGAAAAACCTTGATCAAAAACCTTCTAAAATCTAAGGGAACAACTGCTTATGTAACCAGCATGGACGAAGCCGATGTAACCGATTTGTGGAATCTTAGGGAAAAGGAAAAGGAGGTTCTTCTTAAAAAAGGTATTCATTTAACCTTTTTACCCTTTTTTATAAAAGCTGTACAACATGCCTTGATAGAACATCCTCTTTTTAATGCCTCCATAGATGAAGAAGAAGGAAAGATTATCCTCAAAAAATATTACCATATAGGTATTGCCGTAGATACTCCAGACGGATTAATGGTTCCTGTGATCAAAGAGGTAGATAAAAAGACGATCTTAATGCTGGCTGAAGAGATCCATAATCTGGGTGAGAAAGCCAGGCAGAGAAAGATCAGGCTGGAAGAAATGCGAGGCAGCACTTTTACCATAACGAACTATGGAAATTTAGGCGGAACCTTTGCAACCCCTATTATTAATTACCCTGATGTAGCTATTCTGGGTACCGGGAAGATCTCCGAGAAACCATGGGTAAAGGGGGGAGAGATTGTAATTCGGAAAATTCTACCCCTTTCCTTGACGTTTGATCATCGAATAACCGATGGAGCTGAAGCAGCAAGGTTTTTGACAAAGATAATCCGTTATCTTGAAGATCCAACATTGTTATTTATAGCAAGCGCATGA